The Alkalihalobacillus sp. LMS6 genomic interval GAGGTAGCTGAGCAAGCGCACGCAACTGAATTGATGGAAAGAGCAACCGTAGAAATGAATGGATATGGAGAACTAGCGCGTGAATACAAAGAATCTTATGATGAACAGAGAGAGCGTGTTAACAAGCTTGAAGAAAAAGGCAGATCGCTTTATTTCTTAAAGAAAAAGATGGAGCGAATGAAGTTAACCGATTTTGCCCGAGCTGAGGAATCGAAAGCGGAAGAGAATGCGTCAAAATGGACGTACTATGTAGAAGAAAACGGCGATTTGCATGAGCAAGAAGAAAAGGATGAAGGAGATACAGAATCACGTCCAATCCTTGATTTTGATAAAGAAATCGAAAAACTTGCTGAAAAACATGAGAGGGCATAACGCTTTGTAGTATACTAAGCGGTGATTAAAGAGCGGAGGAGGGCAAAGAATGAAACGAAATCGAACAGATATTGTCGCATATATCTTCTTTGCCCTACTGGCTGCGACAGCACTTGAATTATTAATTAAAGTAGGGCCATTCATCTTATTAGTTGGTTCTGCGGCAATGATTTATTACGGATTAAAACGAATGAGCAGGCAAAAAGGGAAGTTTCTGTTTTATGGTGGTCTCGGTATTTTTATTTTGACGCTTCTTTCTTCGTCTTTCTTCCTACTGATCCTGTTCGGTGGAATGTTTTATATGCTGTATTTATTTTGGGAAAAAGCGAGTAAGCCGAATAAACGGGAAGTTAAAATAAATGAAGATGCTCCAATTGATAGACGAATACCTTTTGTTAAAAATATCTTATTAGGTGATCAACAGATTGATCATGAAGGTTTTCGAAGTGATGATATTAACATTCACACTGGAATTGGTACGACAGAAATTCACTTTGAAAAGACGGTTCTTCCAAAAGGAGATACAGTCGTTGTCATTCGCGGTTTGATAGGTAGGGTAAAGCTATATGTGCCGTATGATGCTGGTGTATCTGTTGAGCATGCATCTTTATTTGGCCAGTCTGACCTACTCGGAAAGCATAAAATTGGCTTTAATCAAAACGTAAAA includes:
- the liaF gene encoding cell wall-active antibiotics response protein LiaF, with protein sequence MKRNRTDIVAYIFFALLAATALELLIKVGPFILLVGSAAMIYYGLKRMSRQKGKFLFYGGLGIFILTLLSSSFFLLILFGGMFYMLYLFWEKASKPNKREVKINEDAPIDRRIPFVKNILLGDQQIDHEGFRSDDINIHTGIGTTEIHFEKTVLPKGDTVVVIRGLIGRVKLYVPYDAGVSVEHASLFGQSDLLGKHKIGFNQNVKIENDSYEDAPRRLRIYTSLVAGDIEVMYR